The following is a genomic window from Deltaproteobacteria bacterium.
GACCAGAAGGGCGACGAAGGCGGCTTTCAGAGGTGATTTCCGATCCTGGAGGGCAAAAAAGGCCGCGTCGATGACCCGGATCACCGAGAAAGCCCAGAGGCCCAGGGCGTAATAGAAAAGGGCCTGGGCGGTGAGGATGGATGAAGAGGCGGTGAAGGCGCCCCGTTGAAACAAAACCGAAAGAATGGGGACCCGGAGCATGATGAGGGCCACCGTCGCCGGGATCGTGATGAACAGAATCAACCGGAGCGAAAAGGACAGGGTCCTTTTCAATTCTTCAAAAGAGCCCCTGGAGGCCTGCTCGGACAGGCTGGGAAGGGTGGCCGTTCCTATGGCGATGGCGAAAACACCCAGGGGCAGTTCCACAACCCGGTCGGCGTAGTATAGGTAGGAGACGCTTCCCTTCGGCAGCAGGGAGGCCAGGATCGTGCCGACGAGAATATTCAGTTGGTAAACGGCGGAGCCGATCAGGGTGGGGATGAGGAGACGCCCCATCTGCCGTAAACCCGGGTGGCGGAAATGGACGTTTGGCTTCAGCCGGACACCCATCTTTATGAGGAAAGGCCACTGCATGGCCAGTTGCAGCACCCCCCCCGCCATGACACCGATCGCCAGGGCCGTGATCGGTTCGTCGAAAAAACGGCGCAGTGACAGGGCGGCCACGATCATGCACAGGTTGAGGATCACCGGGGACAGGGCCGGGGCTGCAAAATGGCGGAGTGAATTGAGGATGCCCATGCAGAGGGCAACCAGGGAAATGAAGAAGATGTAGGGGAACATCATCCGGGTTAAAAAGACGGCCAGTTCGAACTGGCGGGGCAGGGCGGCGAAACCGGGGGCCATGGCCCAGACGATGAGCGGGGACAGGACAACCCCGGCCAGGGAGACGATCACGAGGATGATCGACAGGACGGTAAAAACGGTGTTGGCCAGTTCGAGGGCTTCTTCACGGGATCTTCTGGTCAGATATTCCGTGAAGACCGGAATGAAGGCAACCGTGAGGGACCCCTCGCCTAAAAGACGTCTTAAAAGATTGGGGATGCGGAAGGCCACGAAGAAGGCGTCCGTGGCGACGCCGGCCCCGAAAAAAGCGGCAACGACCATGTCGCGGATGAAGCCGAAAATACGGCTCAACATGGTGGCCAGGCCCACCACCCCGGCGGCTTTGGCCACTTGGGTGTGCTCCCCGTGTTTCACGGCTCTTCGTCCTTCCCGCCGTTTTCGAACAGGTCAGGCATCGGTGTTTTCGGAATGATCTTTTTCAGAAGCCCCGCCAATTCGTCGAGCCCCATGCGGGAGACCTGGATGACTTTCCGGCGGGATGTCCGGCCGGAGACGATGGACAGACGGTTTCCGGGGATATCCAGCCGCTTCGACAGAAAACGGAGGCATTCCTCGTTGGCCTTCCCCCCTACGGGGGGGGCCGTCAGGCGGATCTTGATGAGGCCGTTCACCAGGCCCGTGATTTCACATTTCGATGCGCGGGGAACGACCTGTACCGGAAAGGTGATGCCGTGACGGGTTTCTTTAAGTGGCAGCATGTCATGACGCCGTTCGAGGGGTAATCATTATCGAAAACGGATGCTTATTTCGAAAAGGGTCCGCACGAGAAATTCCTGGCAAAACCATATAACGAGAATGACGACGAGCGGTGAAAAATCGATACCCGTTGAACCGAAGGGAAGTTTTCGACGGACAAGGGAGAGTACGGGTTCCGTGGCCCGGTACAGGAAGCGGACAATCGGGTTGTAGGGATCGGGGTTCACCCAGGAGAGCAGGGCCCGGATAATGATGACCCACATATAGATATAGAGGACATAATAGAGAAGCTTGGCGAAAACGGCGATGAGATTTCCGAGGACAAACATGGAGCCTCCTGATACGAACGAATGTATTTTATAGAACCGTCTGAGACGGTTTGGTTAAAATCGTATGTCCTGTCTATCATAGATAATCCGGGAAAAACAAGACCGGAAGGGGGATAGGCGGATTATTCCGGGTGGATCGCCGTTTCGTCGTCATGATTTGAGGTTGACACGATGGGGAAAATATCGGATTTTCACGGGACATCCTTAACAAGAAGGGAGATCCGGGTATGCTGCAGAAGAAGATGGCCCTCATCGGAGCGGGTAGAATGGGAGAGGGGCTCCTCGCGGGGATCCTTTCCCGGGACCTGATGAAACCGGAGGCGATCACCGTTTTTGACAGGATAGCGGATCGTCTGGAAGAACTCGAACGGACATACGGTGTCCGGCCGGCGGGGGACAGCCGGAGCGCCCCGGCTGGAGCGGACATTGTCATTCTGGGGGTCAAGCCCGGGGACATACGGGAGCTTCTCGGGGAAATTCGCGGAGCCCTGGGGGGAAAGACCCTGCTCATCTCCATTGCGGCGGGTGTTTCCACCGCTTCCATTGAAGAGGCCCTGGAGAAGAAAACCCGGGTTGTACGGGCCATGCCCAACATGCCGGCCCTGATCGGTTACGGCGCCGCGGCCCTGGCCCCGGGGAGGTATGCCGAAAAGGACGACATCGCCACGGCCCTCGAGATTTTCGATGCCGTGGGGATATCCGTTGTGGTTACGGAGGACCTGATGGATGCCGTCACGGGGCTGAGCGGCAGCGGTCCCGCTTACGGTTTCATGATGATCGAAGCCCTTTCCGACGCGGGGGTCCTGATGGGACTCTCGCGGGAGGCGGCCCGGAAGTTGGCGGCCCAGACGATGCTGGGGGCGGCCATGCTCTGTCTGGAGGGACAGAAGCACCCGGCGGCCCTCAAGGACATGATCACGTCCCCCGGCGGCACCACCATCGCCGGATTGAAGGCCCTCGAAGAGGGTAATTTCCGCGCGACCCTGATCAGGGCCGTCGAGGCGGCAACCCTGCGCTCCAAGGCGCTCGGCAAATAGGCGGCCGCGGCCCCGAGCGTTCCGTGTCCCGGCCTGCCGCGCGGCGGTCCGGCTCTCCTGCGCCGGGGGGAAAGCGGCAGGGTGTCCCCGTCAGGGTTCAGTCATCTTGGTCTGTGATATCCTGATCCAATGTATCCGGTACGGCGGGGGATGCGTCGGAGTTCGCGTGCGCGGCAACGGCTCCGTCATCCGGTCGTTCCGTCGTTTTTTGTCTGTGTCGGCGGGGGCGCCGACGGGGTTTTTTCTTCGGTGCTTCGGCAGGTATCACCGCCGCATCGTCCGTTTCCGCGGGACCCGCGAGGGGGGCCCCGGCGGTCTGGGTGGGAGGGGGTGTCAACGTCCGCCCTGCCTTGGGTTGCCCAGGGGGATCCTTTGAGGCTTTATCCCCCACCTTTGCCTCCGCCGTTTCAGGTGAAGGGAGGGGCGGTTCCATGGGGGGCTCACGCCTGGTTGCCGTGATCGATACGGTATCCCAGCTGACTTCCGAACTGCCGGTGATGAGGATGGCAAGGTTGTAGTCGTTTTCAAGGCGACAAATCCCCATGCGTTTCTGGTTAAGAAGGTAGTGGGCTACCTCGTGGGGCAGGCATACCTTCATCTCCGAAACCCGGCCCTTCACGGCCTGGGTTTCCAGTTTTCGGAAGGCGCTCAAGGCCGTGTATTCCAGGGAAGGACGAACGCCGCTTCCCTTGCAGAAAGGGCAGGACGTATAACTGATCTCCTGGATCGTCGATTGCTTTTTCTGCCGTGACAATTCCAGGATGCCGAACTTTGAAATTTTGGCGAGCTGGATTCGGGCGCGATCGAGGCTCAGGGCTTTTTTGAAGACCTTCTCCACCTCGCCCTGGTGTTTTTTGTCCATCATGTCGATAAAATCGATGACGATCAGTCCCCCCAGGTCCCGGAGCCGCAACTGGCGGGCAATTTCCTCCGCCGCTTCGATATTGGTTTTGTACGCCGTTTCCTCGATGTTTTTCTTGTTGGAGGCCCGGCCGGAGTTGACGTCGATCGTGATCATCGCTTCCGTCGGGTTGATGATGATGTATCCTCCCGACTTGAGATTGACCCGTTCCTGGTAAATGATCTGGATCTGTTCTTCAAGATTGTACTTGTCGAAGAGGGGGGTTTTTTCCTTGTAGAGCTTGATCATGCGAACGTTTCGTGGTGCGACGGCTTTGCAGTAAGCCCGCATTTTCCGGAAGGTCTCGACGTTGTCCACCAGGATTTCCTCGATTTCCGATGTGAAGTAATCCCGCAGGGTGCGGACACCGAAATCGCTTTCCTGGTAAATCAGGGCCGGGGCGGCGACGGATTTTGCGGTTTTCGTGATGTCCTGCCAGAGCCGGGAAAGAACATTGTAGTCCCGGGCAAGTTCCTGCTTTGTCCGGTTGTAGCCCGCGGTGCGGATGATGAAGCCCATGGTTTCCTCGATCTTGAGCTGGGCCACCAGTTCTTTCAGACGTTTGCGGTCTTCCTCGCCGTCGATTTTCCGGGAAATGCCGCTGCTTTCCTTGTGGGGGAGCAATACGAGGTAGCGTCCCGGCAACGAAATAAAACCCGTCAGGAGGGCCCCCTTGTTCCCGGTTTCTTCCCGTATCACCTGGATCAGGATTTGCTGGCCGGCGCGAAGTATCGGGCGTCCCGGTGTGGGGTCATGGGAGGATTCCCCTTCTCCCAGAACCAGGGCGGGGTTCACGTCCCGCAGGGGAAGGAATCCATCTCTCTGGGCGCCGTAGTTGATAAAAGCCGCCTGGAGGCCCTTTTCGATCTTCAGGACCACGCCCTTGTAGATGTTCCCTGTCGTCGGTTCTTTCGCCGACATCTGGATGTTGAATTCCAGAAGCTTGCCGTTTTCGTCAACTGTGGCCATCCGTTTCTGTTCCTGATGGACCGCGTTGACCAACATGTGGTGTTTCATAAATGTCCTTGTCCTTTTGCCGCAGCCCTGTCCCTGTGTAGGCGGGTCCGGCAAAAACGGTTTTATTGGAAGGCGCTTACATCGCCTTTGCCGATTCTGATAACCTCCACGACGTCGTCGACCAGGTTGAGCACACTGGAGGGGGCCGGAGAGACTATGCCGCCGTCGAGGACCAGATCCACGACATGACGGAATTTTTTTTCCATTTCCTGAGGTTCCGTGATGAATTCACCTTCCTCGTTTTTGACGCTGGTGCTGATGATCGGATGCCCCAGTTCTTCCACCAGGGCCATGCAGATGCGGTTGTCCGGGACACGGATACCCGTTGTGTGTCTTTTGGGGATGATGATTTTGGGGACGACCCGCGATGCCTTAAGAATGAACGTGTAGGGGCCGGGCAGGAGCCGTTTCATGATTTTATAAGCAAAATCGGAAACTTGGGCGTATCGACTGATATCCTTCAGGTCGGAACATATAAAACTGAGAGGTTTCTTGCGATCTCTCCTCTTGATGTCGTAAATTTTTTCGATTCCCTTTTTGTTGAACAGATCGCAGCCGAGACCGTACACCGTATCGGTCGGATAGATTATGATACCCCCCTGCCGCAGGATTTCCGCCGCCTTCTTGATCCAGCGCATCTGGGGGTTTTGCTCGTGCAGAGAAACCAGCATAAAATCATCTTCGCCTAAGCCATGCGGATGAATCCCGTCCGCCTTTGGACTTTCAAAATCCTATAACAGAAAAAAATCCCGTCCGCAATGGCATGAATGCAAAAATGGGATGATTTTACGCGGGGTCAGTCCGTTTTGATGTTCTTGTTCAGGTGGTCTTTGCTCAGTTTGTACTGGATGCTGTCCACCAGGGCGTGCCAACTGGCTTCGATGACGTTTGTGGAGACGCCGAGGGTGCTCCAGAAGTCCGTTTCGTCCCGGGAATCCAGAAGCACCCGCACCATGGCACCGGTTCCGTCGCTGCCCTCGAGGATGCGGACGCGGAAGTCCACCAGATACATGTCGGTGATTTCGGGGTAGAACGTCGCCAGGGCTTTTCTCAGGGCGCGGTCCAGGGCGTTGATCGGCCCGTTTCCCTCCGCTGCGGTGATCTCCACCTCTCCGCCGACGGAAATTTTAATCGTTGCCTGCGACGTGGCGGGGTTGTTCTGCATTTGGGAGGTGATGACATGAAAACACTCCAGGGTGAAGGGCTCTTCGAACTCGCCCGTGGCCTTTTTCATGAGCAGTGCGAGAGACCCGTCAGCGGCGTCAAACTGGTATCCCTTGTCCTCCATTTCCTTGATCCTCTGAACAATCCGACGACTCATTCCCTCATCCAGGCCGAGGTCGACCCCCAGTTCCCGCGCCTTGTATTCGATGTTGCTTTTACCGGACAGGTCCGA
Proteins encoded in this region:
- the murJ gene encoding murein biosynthesis integral membrane protein MurJ; amino-acid sequence: MLSRIFGFIRDMVVAAFFGAGVATDAFFVAFRIPNLLRRLLGEGSLTVAFIPVFTEYLTRRSREEALELANTVFTVLSIILVIVSLAGVVLSPLIVWAMAPGFAALPRQFELAVFLTRMMFPYIFFISLVALCMGILNSLRHFAAPALSPVILNLCMIVAALSLRRFFDEPITALAIGVMAGGVLQLAMQWPFLIKMGVRLKPNVHFRHPGLRQMGRLLIPTLIGSAVYQLNILVGTILASLLPKGSVSYLYYADRVVELPLGVFAIAIGTATLPSLSEQASRGSFEELKRTLSFSLRLILFITIPATVALIMLRVPILSVLFQRGAFTASSSILTAQALFYYALGLWAFSVIRVIDAAFFALQDRKSPLKAAFVALLV
- a CDS encoding DUF167 domain-containing protein; amino-acid sequence: MLPLKETRHGITFPVQVVPRASKCEITGLVNGLIKIRLTAPPVGGKANEECLRFLSKRLDIPGNRLSIVSGRTSRRKVIQVSRMGLDELAGLLKKIIPKTPMPDLFENGGKDEEP
- a CDS encoding YggT family protein: MFVLGNLIAVFAKLLYYVLYIYMWVIIIRALLSWVNPDPYNPIVRFLYRATEPVLSLVRRKLPFGSTGIDFSPLVVILVIWFCQEFLVRTLFEISIRFR
- the proC gene encoding pyrroline-5-carboxylate reductase, with the protein product MLQKKMALIGAGRMGEGLLAGILSRDLMKPEAITVFDRIADRLEELERTYGVRPAGDSRSAPAGADIVILGVKPGDIRELLGEIRGALGGKTLLISIAAGVSTASIEEALEKKTRVVRAMPNMPALIGYGAAALAPGRYAEKDDIATALEIFDAVGISVVVTEDLMDAVTGLSGSGPAYGFMMIEALSDAGVLMGLSREAARKLAAQTMLGAAMLCLEGQKHPAALKDMITSPGGTTIAGLKALEEGNFRATLIRAVEAATLRSKALGK
- a CDS encoding Rne/Rng family ribonuclease translates to MKHHMLVNAVHQEQKRMATVDENGKLLEFNIQMSAKEPTTGNIYKGVVLKIEKGLQAAFINYGAQRDGFLPLRDVNPALVLGEGESSHDPTPGRPILRAGQQILIQVIREETGNKGALLTGFISLPGRYLVLLPHKESSGISRKIDGEEDRKRLKELVAQLKIEETMGFIIRTAGYNRTKQELARDYNVLSRLWQDITKTAKSVAAPALIYQESDFGVRTLRDYFTSEIEEILVDNVETFRKMRAYCKAVAPRNVRMIKLYKEKTPLFDKYNLEEQIQIIYQERVNLKSGGYIIINPTEAMITIDVNSGRASNKKNIEETAYKTNIEAAEEIARQLRLRDLGGLIVIDFIDMMDKKHQGEVEKVFKKALSLDRARIQLAKISKFGILELSRQKKQSTIQEISYTSCPFCKGSGVRPSLEYTALSAFRKLETQAVKGRVSEMKVCLPHEVAHYLLNQKRMGICRLENDYNLAILITGSSEVSWDTVSITATRREPPMEPPLPSPETAEAKVGDKASKDPPGQPKAGRTLTPPPTQTAGAPLAGPAETDDAAVIPAEAPKKKPRRRPRRHRQKTTERPDDGAVAAHANSDASPAVPDTLDQDITDQDD
- a CDS encoding threonylcarbamoyl-AMP synthase, with the translated sequence MLVSLHEQNPQMRWIKKAAEILRQGGIIIYPTDTVYGLGCDLFNKKGIEKIYDIKRRDRKKPLSFICSDLKDISRYAQVSDFAYKIMKRLLPGPYTFILKASRVVPKIIIPKRHTTGIRVPDNRICMALVEELGHPIISTSVKNEEGEFITEPQEMEKKFRHVVDLVLDGGIVSPAPSSVLNLVDDVVEVIRIGKGDVSAFQ